In the genome of Pirellulales bacterium, the window CAACTTATTATCTGTGAGCACGGAGGCCATCCCGATTGCTGCCGGCGCGGGCATCTCTTCGCGCAACCCGTTGAAACTTAAGGAGTTACTTGTGCCACAGGTCGAAACCAAACTGCCCTATAAAGTTGCCGATTTGTCGCTGGCCGATTGGGGCCGCAAAGAAATCATGCTGGCCGAAAACGAGATGCCGGGGCTGATGGCCCTGCGCGAAAAGTACGGCCGCAGCCAACCGCTCAAAGGCGCCCGCGTCGCCGGTTGCCTTCACATGACCATTCAGACCGCGGTGCTCATCGAGACCCTCAAGGCACTCGGAGCCGAGGTCACCTGGAGCAGTTGCAATATCTTCTCGACGCAGGACCACGCAGCCGCGGCCATCGCCGATGCCGGCGTCCCCGTCTACGCCTGGAAGGGCATGAACAACGAGGAGTTCGACTGGTGCATCGAGCAGACGCTGTTTTTCCCCGACGGTCAGCCGCTCAACATGGTGCTCGACGACGGCGGCGATCTGACGGCGATGGTGCATCAAAAGTACCCGGAGCTGCTGACCGCTATTCGCGGCATCTCGGAAGAAACGACCACCGGCGTCAGCCGCCTCTATCAGATGCATGCTCGCGGCGAGCTGAAGGTGCCGGCCATCAACGTCAACAACTCGGTGACCAAGAGCAAATTCGATAACCTTTATGGCTGCCGCGAATCGCTGGCCGACGGCATCAAGCGGGCCACCGACGTGATGGTCGCCGGCAAGGTGGTGGTCGTGTGCGGCTATGGCGATGTCGGCAAGGGCTGCGCTCACGCCATGCGGTCGCTGGGCGCTCGGGTGATCGTCACCGAAATCGACCCCATCAATGCCTTGCAGGCCGCGATGGAAGGTTATGAGGTCACGACGATGGAAGACGCCGCTCCTCGCGGCAATATCTTCGTCACGGCCACGGGCAACTGCGACGTGATCACCGGCAAGCATCTCGCGGTGATGCCCAACGACGCCATCGTCTGCAACATCGGACACTTCGACCTCGAAATCGACATGGCCTGGTTGAACAGCCAGAAAAACGTCCGCAAGATCGAGGTCAAGCCGCAGGTCGACCGCTACACGTTTCCCAACGGCCGGTCGATCATTGTGCTGGCCGAAGGCCGGCTGGTGAATCTCGGCTGCGCCCACGGGCACCCGTCATTTGTGATGTCGACGTCGTTCTCCAACCAGGTGCTGGCGCAGATCGCGCTTTGGACGGAGCAAGAGAACTTTCCCTTGGGCGTCCACGTGCTTCCGAAGCAACTCGATGAAGAAGTTGCCCGGCTGCACCTCGGCAAGCTGGGCGTGAAGCTGACCAAGCTGACCGCCAAGCAGTCGGACTATCTGGGTGTGCCGGTCGAAGGGCCGTTCAAGCCGGAGTTTTACCGGTATTAGCGGCGAGGGAGGATGGCTTTCCCAGGCAGTCCCGTCGCACTTTAATTCACGGGACGGCCTAGGAAGGCCATCCTCCATAGCGTTCGCGTTTGACAACCCCCAAGGGCTTCGGGCATAAAACACCCGAAGCCTCTTTTATTTCGCACTCCATTACGGTGGGCCGGCGCTCGCAAGCTCGTTGGTCCCACCTTACAGCACCATGCCACAAATCGAAGCCTTTCGAGCACTTCGCTACGACCTGGGTCACGTCGGCTCGCTCAGCGACGTCGTCGCCCCGCCCTACGACGTGATCGGCCCGGACCTGCAGGACCAGCTTTATAAACGTCACCCGGCCAACTGCATCCGGCTGATCCTGAACCGAGAAGAACCTGGTGACGACGTCCAAAACAACCGCTATAGCCGGGCGGCCCGGTTCTTGAAGAACTGGCGCGACGAAGGCGTGCTGCGGACCGAGCCCGACCCTGCCGTCTATGTCTACCACTCGCAATTCGACTACGCCGGCAAGACCTATCGCCGCCGGGGCTTCATGGCCCGCATTCGGTTGGAGCGGTTCGGCGAAGGAAAGATCTTCCCCCACGAAGAGACGATGGCCGGTCCGAAGCAAGACCGTCTAATGCTCACCCGCGCCTGCAAAGCCAACTTGAGCCAAGTGTTTGGGCTTTATCCCGATGCCGATAGCGAAGCGCAGCAGTTGCTGGAAGCGGCGATCGCAGGCGCCGCGCCGATCGAAGCGACCGACCACCTGGGCGTCATCCACCGGATCTGGCCCGTCGCCGACGTGAAGACGATCTCGCAGCTTGCGGCGCTGATGGGACCCAAGCCCGTGTTCATTGCCGACGGGCATCACCGCTATGAAACGGCCTGCAACTATCGCGATGAGCTGGCTGCCCGCGGGCCGCTGCCGGCGAGCCATCCGGCGAACTACGTGCTGATGATGTGCGTAGGAATGAGCGATCCGGGCATGATCGTGCTTCCCACGCACCGTCTTTTCCGCGGCCTGCCGGCCATGAACTCCGGGGAGCTGATCGCCAAGCTGGGCAACGCATTCACCACGCGCATCGCGGGCGAAGGCGCCGACCTGGCCCCAACGGTCTGGGAAGAAATCGAGTACTCCGGAGAGCAAGGCACGCTCGGTCTTTACACCGCTGCCGACGAACGCTGGGTGGTGGCGACCGTCACGGACGCCGGTCGCGCCAAAATGGCGGAATTGGCCGCCGATCACAGCCCGGCCTGGCACGGGCTGGGCGTGGCGGTCCTGCACCGCCTGGTGGTCGATCACCTGCTGGCGGCCCGCGACTTGCCAAAACCACGATACGTACACTTGGTAGAGGAGGTCGTCGAAGGGTTGGCGGGGGACGAGTTTCCACTGGCGGCGCTGGTCATGCCCGCCACCGTCGATCACGTGCGGCAGATCAGCGAGCACCGGGAACGCATGCCGGCCAAGAGCACGTATTTCTATCCCAAGCTGCTCAGCGGTTTGGTCTTTAATCCGCTGGAATGACGGCGTCCGGTCGGCTTGGCCCACCTTACGCCCGCAACGCATGTCGGACCGGTTTTGCCGCATAGCGCGGGTTTCACGTGAAACCCGGATCTGCCCGCTGCTCCGTTGGTGCGTTCCACGTGGAACGCGACGGTTGTTCCGTCGCGGCCGACGCTTTGATATTCCGCGCCGGGCAACCACAGTGCTAGAATCCCATCCGCGAATCGTGGCGGCCAGGTCGAGCTTTAGAACCAAGGAACCAGCCGTGGGCCGGACTTTGTGCGTGGCCAATCAGAAGGGCGGCGTGGGCAAGACGACCACCGCCGTCAACCTGGCCGTTGCGCTGGCCAAAAGCGGCGCCCGCACGCTGCTCATCGACCTCGATCCCCAGTGCAACGCCACCAGCGGCCTGGGCCAGCGTCCGGCCGAACATCATCCACTGGTCTCGTCGCAGCCCTTCAAAGAGGCACTTTTCCAGACCACCACCGTCAATTTGGAGTTGTTGCCCGGCAGCCGCAACTTCCGCGACGTCGACGCCTTGGCCCAGGGCAACGAGAGCCGGTCGGCCACGCTCAGGCAGCACCTCGACGCCGGACTGACCGCTTACGACTTCGTGCTGATCGATTGCCCGCCCTCGCTCGGGCAGCTTACGCGGCTGGCCCTGGCCAGCTCTACGGAAGTGCTGATGCCGATTCAGTGCGAGTATTTTGCGATGGAGGGCCTGACGCAGATGATCGAGGTCATTCGCGAAGTGATGCAGCAGGAGCCCGGCCGGCTGCGGTTCGGCGGCATCTTGCTGACGATGTACGACCACGCTTTGGAGCTGGCCCGCGAGGTCGACGACGAGGTCCGCGACTTCTTCGGCGAGATCGTTTACCGCACTGTGATTCCGCGTGACGTGGCGGTGTCGGAAGCGCCCAGCCACGCGCTGTCTGTGATTGATTACGCGCCGCGCACGAGGGGTGCGCGGGCTTATGTCGAACTTTGCATGGAGGTTTTGGAAAATGAGTAAAGAGCGACGTTTGGGACGTGGTTTGGAGGCACTTCTCGGCACGCCGCCGGCCGGGCAAGCGGCGCCTACGGCCAGCGCGACTTCGGCCGGGCCCTTGCGGGTGAGCGTTTACGATATCGAAGCCAACCCTTATCAGCCCCGCCGCGAGTTCGACGAAACGGAGATCGACCAGCTTTGCGAGAGCTTGCAGCAGCACGGCCTATTGCAGCCGGTGCTGGTCCGCCGCATCGAAGAGCGCTATCAGCTCGTGGCCGGCGAGCGGCGGCTGCGCGCGGCCATCAAGGCGGGCTGGGCCGATGTGCCGGTGCAGCTCATCGAGGCCGACGATCGCAAAACGGCCGAAATCGCCATTGTCGAGAATCTGCAACGCAAGGACTTGAACGCATTGGAAAAGGCCGCCTCGTTCCAACGCTATTTGGAAACCTATCAATGCACGCAGGACGAGTTGGCCCGCCGCCTGCAACTCGATCGCTCGACGATCGCCAATCTGATTCGGCTGCTGGAATTGCCCGAGCCGGTCCAGCACTCGGTCCGCTCGGGCGCGGTCAGTCCCGGACATGCTCGTGCTTTGCTTCCGCTGGGCGACGAGCAGCAGCAGGTCGCGTTCTGCCAACGGATCGTGGCCGAAGGGCTGAGCGTTCGGGCAACCGAGACGCTCGTTCAGGACACAATTCGCACGGCCGACGAGGAGCCGCTGAGCGTTGTGTCGGGCGACGGTGAGCCGGCCAAGACCCCTCGCAAACGTCAGCCGAACCTAACCTCGCTGGAGCAGGAGTTCCGCACGGCGCTGGGCACGAAGGTCGACGTGCGCCAGGGCGCCAAGGGCCGCGGTCGCATCGTGATTCACTTTGCCAACGCCGACGAATTTGAGCGACTTCACGCCTCCCTTTGCGCCGAGGGTCGGCAGTTGCGGAGCCAGGTGGGATGAGCACCGGATTCGCCCTAAGCTGTGCGCGACTCGCTTTGATATGTAAGGTGGGGCAAGCGAGCTCGCGAGCGCCGGCCCACCGTTGTCGACGAACTGCGGCTGGGTGGGTCATTAGCGGTCGCCGTCTGGTCGTGCCTGCCGCAACCGACGGACTTCCGCCTCAAGCTCCGCGACGCGCCGCCGTTCGGCTTCAGCCTGTCGCTCTGCCCTGGCCGCGCGCCGCTTGACATCGTCAGGTTTCGATGGGCTTGATTGCCAAGTATTCGAGCCAGATTTATTGCACCGCGCAACGATCGCGAAGTCAAACCTCAATAATTCGGCGTCGGGGGGCGGTAGTGCCGCAGGTCGATGGAGCGAAACCAAGCGATGGTCGGCACCAGTCCCTCGCGCAGCGGCACCTTCGGCTCCCAGCCAAGACGCTGTTTCGCCAAAGTGATGTCGGGCCGGCGTTGCTGCGGGTCGTCCGCCGGTGCCGGCTCATAGACGAGCTTTGACTTGGATCCGGTCAGTTCCAGCACGAGCTGGGCCAGTTCTTTGATCGTGAACTCGCCTGGATTGCCCAGATTGACCGGGCCGACAAAATCGTCCGGCCCGTTCATCATGCGGATCATCCCCTCCAACAGGTCGTCGCGGAAGCAGAAGCTACGCGTTTGCTCGCCCGTGCCGAAGATGGTGATGTCGCGGCCGGCCAGCGCCTGCTGGATGAAGTTCGACACGACGCGACCGTCGAAGGGGTGCATGCCCGGCCCGTAGGTGTTGAAGATCCGCACCACGCGAATATCCACCCGGTTCATGCGGTGATAGTCGAAAAACAGCGTCTCGGCCGCCCGCTTGCCTTCGTCGTAGCAGGCCCTCGATCCGATGGGGTTCACCGATCCGCGATAGCTTTCCGGCTGGGGATGGACCTCGGGGTCGCCGTAGACCTCGCTGGTCGAGGCTTGCAGCACTTTGGCCCGGCAGCGTTTGGCCATGCCCAGCACGTTGATCGCACCCATCACGGAGGTTTTCATCGTCTTGATGGGATTGTACTGGTAATGGCCCGGCGCGGCCGGACAAGCCAGGTTGTAAATCTCGTCGACCTCCAGCCAGACCGGCTGCGTGACGTCGTGGCGGACCAGCTCGAAGTTGGGCCGTGCCAGCAGGTGCGAGACGTTGCTCTTCTGGCTCGTGAAGAAATTATCGAGGCAGATCACGTCGTGCCCTTCCTCGACCAATCGCTCGCAGAGCTTCGAGCCGAGAAAGCCGGCGCCGCCGGTCACGAGAATGCGTTTGATGTTAGGCACAGATGAGGGTTCAGGGTTCAGGGTTCAGGGTTCAGGATCCGCGACGGCCATCCGCAGTAATCTTAGCTCATGCCGTTTGGGAGGTATACCGACCGCGGTCCCGGCGTGTTGGCGTCGCCGGGCGATGCGGATAGGATTGTGCAGGATGGAGCGAGTGAGCGACGTTCTTGATTCCCTTACCCCGGCCCAGCGCCAGGCCGTCGAACATATCGACGGGCCGCTGTTGATCCTGGCCGGACCCGGCAGCGGCAAAACGCGCGTCGTCACGCACCGCATCGCCAACCTGCTGCGGCACGGCATCGCGGCCAGGCAGATCCTCGCCCTGACGTTCACCAACAAGGCGGCCGACGAAATGAAAAGCCGCGTCGAGCGGCTCGCGCCGGGCCAAGCGGTGTGGATCGGCACCTTCCACCGCTTTTGCGCGCGGCTGTTGCGGCAGTATGCTCCGCTGGTCGGCCTGCAAGAGAACTATACGATTTATGACACCGGCGACAGCGCCGCCGTACTGCGTCGCGCCTGCCACGAGGCCCATGCCGACGGCAAGCACTTTACGCCCCAGCAGGTTGCCACCGCCATAAGCTGGGCCAAGAACAACCTCATCCTTCCCGACGACTACCAGCCCCGCATCGGGCAACCGCTGGGGGCCGTCGTGGCCAAAGTTTATCCGACCTATCAGCGACGGCTGCTCGCCTCGAACGCCGTCGATTTCGACGACCTCTTGCTTCACGTGGCCACGCTGCTGCGGGCCAACCCCGAGCTGCGCGAGACGCTCGACGCGCGCTACCGCTATATCCTGGTCGACGAGTATCAAGACACCAATCTGGCGCAGTACGCCATCGTGCGGGCGCTGTCGGTCAGCTATCCCAATCTCTCGGTGACGGGCGACCCCGACCAGTCGATCTACGGCTGGCGCGGGGCAAACATCAACAACATCCTCAACTTCGAGCACGACTTTCCGAACGTGCATGTGGTCCGCTTGGAGCAGAACTATCGCAGCACCAAGCGCATTTTGCGGGTTGCGGCCGAGTTGATTTCGCACAATCAGCGCCGCAAAAAAAAGGGGCTGTTCACCGACAACCCCGAAGGCCCGCCGGTGCGCTACGTGGCCTACCCGAACCAGGCCGAAGAGGCCGACCACATCGCCGCGCAGATCGCCGAAGCCATCCACAGCGGCCGCCGCCGGCCGAGCGATTTTGCCATCTTTTATCGGGTCAATGCCCTGTCGCGGGCCTTGGAGTTCGCCCTGCGTCGCGCCGGCATTCCCTATCAGATGGTCAACGGCGTCGAGTTCTACCAGCGAAAGGAGATCAAGGACGTACTCGCCTACCTGATGCTGCTCAACAACCCGCGCGACGACATGGCCTTCTTGCGGACCGTCAACACGCCCCCGCGCGGCATCGGCAAGTCGACCCTCGACCGCCTGGCGGACTACGCCACGCGCCGCGGCAAGTCGCTCTTGGAAGCCGCCCGCGAGGCCGGCATCATCGAAGCCATTCCCAAGAAGGCCGCCGTGGCCGTGGCACGGTTTGTGGCCCTCTTCGACCGCTTGAACCTGGTGTCGATGCGGCCCGTCGAAGAGATTCTTGGCCACGTGCTCAATGAGACCGGCTATCAGGCGCCGCTGGCGGAAAGCGGCCTCGAGGAAGACCAGGAGCGGCTGGCCAATATCCAAGAGCTGCTCACCGCCGCCCGTGAGTTCGACGAGCTGGCTCCGGGCGAGGGACATCTCGAAGAATTCTTGGAGGAAGTCTGTCTGATCAACGACGTCGACGTCTGGGAGCCCTCGGACGACCGCGTGGCGATGATGACCCTGCACGCTTCCAAGGGCCTGGAGTTCCCCTGCGTCTACATCGTGGCCATCGAAGAGGGAATTTTGCCGCACGAACGCGCCCAGAACGACCTCAATGATCTGGAAGAAGAGCGGCGGCTGCTGTTCGTCGGCATCACGCGGGCGGAGGAAGAATTGCAGCTTAGCCTGGCGCAGTACCGGGAGTTTCGCGGCCGGCGGAAGATGTCGGTGCCGAGCAAGTTCCTGATGGAGTTGCCGCGCGACGAGCTCGACGCGACCGAAGCCGTCTGGGCGGAGCCGGCCGCAGCCCTGCCCGACGTCCACGAGTGGGAGGATGCATCGCCGCACGATATGGTCGAGCTCCACGCGCATGAGGACGAGGTTGTGTGGCAACCGCCGGAAGCGACGGAGAATGCGGGCCGCGGCCAGGCCCGTTTACCGTCGTTGACCACTGCGGCGCAGCTTGCTTCGGCTGCCGGGAGTGCGACGGGGCTCTCGCCCGAAGCGTTTCATCAGGGCATGGTCGTGTTGCACCCTGAATACGGAATCGGCAAGGTTGTGGCGTTGTCGGGCAGCGGCCTGCGCCGCACGGCCACCGTCGCCTTCGCGACCGCCGGGCAGCGGAAGTTCGTCCTGGCGCAATCTCCCTTGCAGCCCCTCCGGCAAGAACCGCCGGCACAGCCGCCGCCGGCATGACGTCCGGACCCTTGGCGGGCACGAAAGAAAGTCAACCACCCGCCTCAACAGCAGAAACGCAACGGCGGTGGCTGGAGCAGAGCCGCGCCGATTGGGCAGTTCCTCGGAAACCGCTCCGCCGCGGCGATGCCCCGGTAGCGCCACCGGGGCATCGCTGGCCGGCGGTACGTATTGCGCTGGCCGGATCGACTGCGGCCAGCTTCTGCCCCAGCCACCGGACCTGTCCCCGTGGAATACAGCAACTTGGCGGGCGGTTGAAGAAAGCCGTGGCGCGGGCGGCTTTTCACGGCGCCGTTTTGAGACGTCATCTATGTGAATAGTAATGTAACAAATAATTGTACTAGAACCACTTGACTATTAAATGGGCGTGGGTACACTTAACCGTAATCGCGGCTCCGACGGTCGAAGCCGCATCCAGAATCGTTGTTTCAAAGGAGTTTGACCATGAGTGACGAATTGAGAGCGAATGAAAATCAGCCGCCCGACCGCCAGGCCGACTTGGCGCGGCTGGCCCGGCGGGCCAACGAGGCGCACGGGCGGGTGGCGGAATCGCTGCAGCAAGCGGTGGCCAACGCCCTGGAAGTGGGCCGCGCCCTCTTGCAAGCGAGAGAAATCTGCGAGAAGGGGAAGTTCACCGCCTGGCTCGGGGCGAACTTCGATGGCGGACCGAGCACCGCCCGAGGTTATATGCGCCTGGTCGTGAATTGGAACCAGGTGGGGGGTGATCACCAGCGCGCTGGTGATCTCAGCCAACGGCAGATCGCCAAACTGTTGAAGGGTCTGCCGCGATCCGACGGCCGCGCCAACCCGCACGCCGGCGCGGCAAATCAATTGCCGGCGCCGGCGGCCAGGGCGGTCGGCTCCGGCCAGCCCGCCTCCAGCAGTCCGCCGGAAAAGACGCCGGCCGTTGCCGCGGGCGGCGATCCGTTCGATCTCGTCGCGCGGCTGCTGGACCAACTGGTGGCCGAGTTGCAGCGTCTGGCCGGCGCGTGCCCGCAGCCGGACTCGTACGCGCAGCACCTGTTGCAGCCGCTGGATTACATTCGGCGGGGCATTCCCAAGCGACGCTGGCTCTGGGACATGGTGCGGGCCATCGGGATCTGATCGCGGCGGCCGCCCGCCGCTTGCGATCGAACTGGCCGGTGAGACCACCGGCGCTCTGGTGGTCTTTGCCGGCCTACTTCGGTTCCGCGAACTTCTCGCCCACGAGGCCCAGACGCGCCTGTCTTTCTCGGGCGTGTATAATCGAACTCGGTGGGTCAATATGCGCGCAGCCTTTATTTCGGTAGGTGTTTTCATGCGACGGTTGTTCTTCCTCGGGTTGGGGCTGGTGCTTGCAAGTTTGACACGATCGCCGCGCTCGACTGTCGCGGCGACCATCGAAGGCCGCGTCGTCGATTCGGCCGGCAAGCCGCTGGCAGGGGCGGAGGTGCGAATCTGGCAAAAGCTCAGAGCGCCCGATGGCCGCTTCGCCGATCGGCCGGTTGAATTCGACGGCGGCGACGTACTGCTCACCGACGCCGACGGGCGGTTCGTTTCGCCCGACGTGCTGGCCGGCGAGGCGTTTGCCCGCATCGTCATTGAAGCCGACGGCATGCTCGCCGGCCGAAGCGGCTGGATTGAGATCGGCAACGACGCGGCTGTTGCGGCTCCCGACATTCTGCTGAGGCGCCTGCGGACGGTCACCGGTGATGTAAACGATCGCCGCGGACAACCGGTCGCGCGCGTCACTGCGTTCAACTCAGGCGACGGACACCGGCGCGTCGAAGCGAAGACAGGCCGCACCGGCAAGTTCCTTCTCGAGGGCGTTCCAGAAGGCCCCGTTTTTCTGTTCGCCGAGAAATCTGGATATCGGTTTACCGGCCAGCGGCTAGAGGTTGGTCGATCGATCGCCGGCTTTACGTTGGCGTTGGTCGATGAGGAGGTCGAACCGCTCGCCACGTTGCCGCCGCTTGTTTCGCCCGACGACGAGAAGGCCCTCGCTCGCCAGGTCCTCGATCCGTGGCTTCGCGAAGCACGATCGGGCACCGAGATGCAAAAAATGTTTGCACTGGCGTCTCTCTCGCATATCGACCCGTTGGAAGCGTTCGAGGCCATCGACGCAATCGGCGTTCAATCGCCGAAGTATCGCACCGCGTCGCGCAATGAGTTTCTCAACATCGCCATTACGCGGGAGGTGTCGATTTCCACCGATAAACTCCAGGAGTTGATCGAAGCGGGCGACCAGCCGTTCGCAATGGCTTACCAGTATGTTCTGGCGACCCGTCATCTAGGCAACGGCGATCGGCAACAACAACGGGCTTGGCTCGATGCGGCGCTGGTTCATGCGCGACGCATCGACGGCCCCGCGCAGCGTGCGCAACTCCTGGCGGTCATCGCTGGTAGCCTCTTTTCGGTCGGCGACCGCGATCGGGGCACGGCGGTCTTGGCCGAAGCCGAAACATCAGCCGAGTCGATTCCTCACCTTGCCGCGGCGACGAACGCGATCGGCGAGCTGGCGTTGGCGACCGTTCACCAAGACCCCCAACGTGCGTTTCGTTGGTGGGAAAAAGTCCAAAACGGCCCGGCTTATGAGCGGCGCGACGGCGAGCTTGCCTCGCGGTTGCTGCGCCAGCGGCCCGAGCTGGCAGAGAAGATTTGGGACTTCGCCATGACACACCACGGAGCCGCCGATGCGCGGGCTCCGCCGCGGGTTTCATCGTTCCTGCCCGATATCTGTTACGGCTTGACAAAGGTCGATATCGCTCGTGCCGAGCGGTTGGTCGTCGCGACCGAACAGGCCGCTTTGCGCATTCGGGGTCAGGGCGCCATCGCGTTGGCGTTGGCGGAGTGCGACCCGGCCGGGGCGCGCAGGCGGTTGGAGCTGCTGATTCGCGACGAATTCTCGCGGCTTGCGACCGACGAAAGCCGCTGGTTCCGTTCGTGGTCGGCCCCGGCTACGGCGGCCTGGCTCTTGCCCATCGCCGAGCGCGTCGCCCCCGACTTGTGCGCTGAAATCCTGTGGTGATCGTTGGCGTTGCGGTTGCCCCGTCCGCGCCGCGACCATTTTAACGAAGAAGTCGAGGCCACCGATCTGGAACTGGCGAAAATGCTCGCCAGGTACGACCGCCACCTTGCTCGGGCCTTGCTCGATCCCATTGTCGAATCCGTAGAGCAGTTGATGCTGCCGGCCGCGACGGAGCTGAAGTCGCCTCAGGCATTGCAGGCGGCCCAATCCGCGGCGCAATTCGCCCGCGATCTGATCGCTGCGGCGGTGTACGTCGACTCGCACGCGGGCCGCGAGTTGCTCGATCGTGTCGCCGCCGCCGTATCCGCGTCGAGAGTTTATGCTGTCGAAGGCGCCAGACAGAGCTTCGTTTGGACCTTGGCGCGGCGCGGACCAGATCGTTGGTACGGCTTCTGGGATCCAGACCGTCAATGAGCAGCCATAAGGTCGTAGCCTTCTTGTTTGAACATGAGATCATCCTTACACAAGCAT includes:
- the ahcY gene encoding adenosylhomocysteinase, whose translation is MPQVETKLPYKVADLSLADWGRKEIMLAENEMPGLMALREKYGRSQPLKGARVAGCLHMTIQTAVLIETLKALGAEVTWSSCNIFSTQDHAAAAIADAGVPVYAWKGMNNEEFDWCIEQTLFFPDGQPLNMVLDDGGDLTAMVHQKYPELLTAIRGISEETTTGVSRLYQMHARGELKVPAINVNNSVTKSKFDNLYGCRESLADGIKRATDVMVAGKVVVVCGYGDVGKGCAHAMRSLGARVIVTEIDPINALQAAMEGYEVTTMEDAAPRGNIFVTATGNCDVITGKHLAVMPNDAIVCNIGHFDLEIDMAWLNSQKNVRKIEVKPQVDRYTFPNGRSIIVLAEGRLVNLGCAHGHPSFVMSTSFSNQVLAQIALWTEQENFPLGVHVLPKQLDEEVARLHLGKLGVKLTKLTAKQSDYLGVPVEGPFKPEFYRY
- a CDS encoding DUF1015 domain-containing protein translates to MPQIEAFRALRYDLGHVGSLSDVVAPPYDVIGPDLQDQLYKRHPANCIRLILNREEPGDDVQNNRYSRAARFLKNWRDEGVLRTEPDPAVYVYHSQFDYAGKTYRRRGFMARIRLERFGEGKIFPHEETMAGPKQDRLMLTRACKANLSQVFGLYPDADSEAQQLLEAAIAGAAPIEATDHLGVIHRIWPVADVKTISQLAALMGPKPVFIADGHHRYETACNYRDELAARGPLPASHPANYVLMMCVGMSDPGMIVLPTHRLFRGLPAMNSGELIAKLGNAFTTRIAGEGADLAPTVWEEIEYSGEQGTLGLYTAADERWVVATVTDAGRAKMAELAADHSPAWHGLGVAVLHRLVVDHLLAARDLPKPRYVHLVEEVVEGLAGDEFPLAALVMPATVDHVRQISEHRERMPAKSTYFYPKLLSGLVFNPLE
- a CDS encoding ParA family protein; its protein translation is MGRTLCVANQKGGVGKTTTAVNLAVALAKSGARTLLIDLDPQCNATSGLGQRPAEHHPLVSSQPFKEALFQTTTVNLELLPGSRNFRDVDALAQGNESRSATLRQHLDAGLTAYDFVLIDCPPSLGQLTRLALASSTEVLMPIQCEYFAMEGLTQMIEVIREVMQQEPGRLRFGGILLTMYDHALELAREVDDEVRDFFGEIVYRTVIPRDVAVSEAPSHALSVIDYAPRTRGARAYVELCMEVLENE
- a CDS encoding ParB/RepB/Spo0J family partition protein, which gives rise to MSKERRLGRGLEALLGTPPAGQAAPTASATSAGPLRVSVYDIEANPYQPRREFDETEIDQLCESLQQHGLLQPVLVRRIEERYQLVAGERRLRAAIKAGWADVPVQLIEADDRKTAEIAIVENLQRKDLNALEKAASFQRYLETYQCTQDELARRLQLDRSTIANLIRLLELPEPVQHSVRSGAVSPGHARALLPLGDEQQQVAFCQRIVAEGLSVRATETLVQDTIRTADEEPLSVVSGDGEPAKTPRKRQPNLTSLEQEFRTALGTKVDVRQGAKGRGRIVIHFANADEFERLHASLCAEGRQLRSQVG
- a CDS encoding UDP-glucuronic acid decarboxylase family protein, with protein sequence MPNIKRILVTGGAGFLGSKLCERLVEEGHDVICLDNFFTSQKSNVSHLLARPNFELVRHDVTQPVWLEVDEIYNLACPAAPGHYQYNPIKTMKTSVMGAINVLGMAKRCRAKVLQASTSEVYGDPEVHPQPESYRGSVNPIGSRACYDEGKRAAETLFFDYHRMNRVDIRVVRIFNTYGPGMHPFDGRVVSNFIQQALAGRDITIFGTGEQTRSFCFRDDLLEGMIRMMNGPDDFVGPVNLGNPGEFTIKELAQLVLELTGSKSKLVYEPAPADDPQQRRPDITLAKQRLGWEPKVPLREGLVPTIAWFRSIDLRHYRPPTPNY
- a CDS encoding UvrD-helicase domain-containing protein; the protein is MSDVLDSLTPAQRQAVEHIDGPLLILAGPGSGKTRVVTHRIANLLRHGIAARQILALTFTNKAADEMKSRVERLAPGQAVWIGTFHRFCARLLRQYAPLVGLQENYTIYDTGDSAAVLRRACHEAHADGKHFTPQQVATAISWAKNNLILPDDYQPRIGQPLGAVVAKVYPTYQRRLLASNAVDFDDLLLHVATLLRANPELRETLDARYRYILVDEYQDTNLAQYAIVRALSVSYPNLSVTGDPDQSIYGWRGANINNILNFEHDFPNVHVVRLEQNYRSTKRILRVAAELISHNQRRKKKGLFTDNPEGPPVRYVAYPNQAEEADHIAAQIAEAIHSGRRRPSDFAIFYRVNALSRALEFALRRAGIPYQMVNGVEFYQRKEIKDVLAYLMLLNNPRDDMAFLRTVNTPPRGIGKSTLDRLADYATRRGKSLLEAAREAGIIEAIPKKAAVAVARFVALFDRLNLVSMRPVEEILGHVLNETGYQAPLAESGLEEDQERLANIQELLTAAREFDELAPGEGHLEEFLEEVCLINDVDVWEPSDDRVAMMTLHASKGLEFPCVYIVAIEEGILPHERAQNDLNDLEEERRLLFVGITRAEEELQLSLAQYREFRGRRKMSVPSKFLMELPRDELDATEAVWAEPAAALPDVHEWEDASPHDMVELHAHEDEVVWQPPEATENAGRGQARLPSLTTAAQLASAAGSATGLSPEAFHQGMVVLHPEYGIGKVVALSGSGLRRTATVAFATAGQRKFVLAQSPLQPLRQEPPAQPPPA
- a CDS encoding carboxypeptidase-like regulatory domain-containing protein; amino-acid sequence: MRRLFFLGLGLVLASLTRSPRSTVAATIEGRVVDSAGKPLAGAEVRIWQKLRAPDGRFADRPVEFDGGDVLLTDADGRFVSPDVLAGEAFARIVIEADGMLAGRSGWIEIGNDAAVAAPDILLRRLRTVTGDVNDRRGQPVARVTAFNSGDGHRRVEAKTGRTGKFLLEGVPEGPVFLFAEKSGYRFTGQRLEVGRSIAGFTLALVDEEVEPLATLPPLVSPDDEKALARQVLDPWLREARSGTEMQKMFALASLSHIDPLEAFEAIDAIGVQSPKYRTASRNEFLNIAITREVSISTDKLQELIEAGDQPFAMAYQYVLATRHLGNGDRQQQRAWLDAALVHARRIDGPAQRAQLLAVIAGSLFSVGDRDRGTAVLAEAETSAESIPHLAAATNAIGELALATVHQDPQRAFRWWEKVQNGPAYERRDGELASRLLRQRPELAEKIWDFAMTHHGAADARAPPRVSSFLPDICYGLTKVDIARAERLVVATEQAALRIRGQGAIALALAECDPAGARRRLELLIRDEFSRLATDESRWFRSWSAPATAAWLLPIAERVAPDLCAEILW